ATGGTTGCTGGTATTTTATGCGGCTCCGTGGTTGCTAATATGAATATAACATAGCTAGGTGGCTCTTCTAGAGTTTTCAGCAATGCATTGAAGGCTCCTGTACTCAGCATATGAACCTCATCGATGATATAGATTTTATACTTGCCTTTGGATGGCGGATATTTCACATTTTCTCTAATTTCTCGCACATTATCTACGCCATTGTTAGAAGCAGCATCGATTTCAATAACATCCATTATATTTTCAGTTAGGATTCCCTCACATACTTCACATTGGTTACAGGGATTAGCATCTTCAGCACTCAGACAGTTCACTGCCCTAGCAAATATTTTAGCTGTCGACGTTTTACCCGTTCCTCTCGTACCAGTAAAAAGGTAGGCATGGGCAATATTAGAAGAACTTATTTGGTTTTTTAAAATTGTGATGACTTGATCTTGACCAATTACGTCTTCAAAAACCTTTGGTCGAAATCGTCTGTATAATGCTTTGTAGGACATTGTTTCACCTTCATTTCTCTTTCTTTTACTAGTATTACCTTATAGATAACTCCTTACAATGTCAATCCTAAATATTTCAAAATCTATTTTTTTCTGAACTGTAAAAAAGAAACCTTCTCTTTTGTTATTACCACAAATATTTCTTCCGATAATCCATAGCTCTTTAAGATATCGCTGGGATAGGGATATTCCAGTATGATATTTCCTTCTTTTCCTACTCTAAACACGGTTCTTAGGGAATATGCAATGATATCATTTTTAAAATTATCGATGCCTAGAATCTCATCCTTTACCTTCAACTCTCCCATGGATTTTCCGCTATAATCTATGGTTTTAATTTTATTTCCACCATTGGAGTAGATAATGCTGTTTTTATTGTGATCCTCTGTATAAAAGGTCATATAGTCTGTGTTGCTTTTACTGACATGGGATAGTTTCCCTTTAAACTCAGTTTCCCATTTGATCTTATTGTTTTTATCCATGCTAAATATATTGCTTTCATCAAAGACTAACAAATCTCCATTCTTATTAAAAAAGACATGAATTATAATATTGTTTTTAAAGTTTTCTATGCCGAGCAAGTTTCCTTTTAAATCATAGATCGATAGATTATTTTCCAAGCGTTCTCCATTGGTACCAATGGTACTGATGGCGACTTTATCATTTGATTTCGATATCGCTAAGCCCGTTACCATTCCTTCCGATAAAGTAATCTCACTACTTTTACTTCCGTTTTCATCCAATATGGTGATGTACTGTATTGGTCCTTCTACATTGTGATAAATGACAGCATAATTGTTGTCGCATACATTGATATTGCTGTAGGGCCTTGCTAAGGTGTTTTTATATATCATTTCACCTTTTTTATTAATTCGAATTACCTGATTCTTAGCTTCGTCTACGACAAATATACTATCGGCGCTTGTCTTAATGGTTGGCCGATGGATGCTCAGATTTGCACTCCATAGCTGTTCCCCTTTGTAATTGTAGTAAATCAAGATTCCTTCCCAATATTGTAGCAGTCCATTATCTAGCTTTTCATAAATAATTTGACTGCTATGGGTCGTTTCTATTTCGTTGATTAAAGATATTGTTCCTTTCTCTGTACCAAAGATTTTTCCTTTTAAGTACTCGATGGTTCTAGGATTTGCCACCGCTATTATCCCCAATAGGACTATTGCAATCATCAATATTCTTCTTTTATTCTGCATTGAAAATCTCCTCATAAATTTTTTGTTTCACATGAAACATATCTACAAATCTACTCTTATATACTTATAATATTCCATATATTTTATAAAAATCCTCCATGACTTTTTTCTCTTTTAAGCCTTCTTTCTCTGCATATTTAAAAAATTGGAAGCAATATTCTTATATTTTCTGTATTAGAAAGTCTATTTAGGAAAAGCTAATGGTAGTTACTGCTCTTCTATTGTTGGGCATATCTCTTATTAGTTGAAGGAGGAATTCTATGTTATTATCCAATTTGCAAAAATATGATTCTTTGAATATTGATTCGCCCATGGCATCCGTAGATTTTAGTATTATGCTCTCTAAATATATTGATCTGTACTATAAGCCTCCATTTAAAGACTTTGTTATTCTTTGCATTGGAACAGATCGCTCCACTGGAGATTCTTTAGGTCCCATTATTGGTCATAAACTCACAAGTTCAATTGAAAGGTATGCCGGGTTTTATGTATATGGTACTTTAGATCATCCCGTTCATGCAAAAAACTTACAGGAGAAGATCGACTTTATATACAATACCCTAGATCATCCTTTCGTTTTAGCTATTGATGCTTGTTTAGGAAAGATCGATCGAATTGGCTTTATTTCCGTAGGAAACGGTCCTTTAAAGCCCGGTGCAGGCGTCAACAAAACCCTACCACCTGTAGGAGATATCAACATCACTGGTATTGTAAATCTATCTGGATATATGGAATACATGGTATTACAAAATACCAGACTAAGTCTCGTAATGAAAATGGCGGATACCTTGGTAAATTCAATTAAATATTCTATCTGGAAATTGAATCAACAAAGATTGTTCTTAGAAAACTAAGACATTCTATTCGTTATAAAAAATTACATAATTTCCTTAACAAAAAAGATAAGAAGAAAGGAATCGTATAAATTCTCTTCTTCTTATCTTTTTCGATTTATTTTTAAAGTTCTTGGAGATTCTTTTTATAGTATCCATTCATTATTTATTGTTGCATTTAACTACAGTTTTTAAATAAGGTTATAATAAATCCATCCTGATTGTTTCCAGATACCTCATATTTAGAATCGTCTTCAATATAAAAGGTCTGTACATCCTCCGTTGACTTTACAAAAAATAGTTGTATTAAATTATTTTCATCTTTATATTTAAAACTATGCTCTATGGATGTATAGTTTTTTATAAAATCATGATACTCTTCCAATGCAAAACCCTTTTCTTCTATTATCACACTATGAGGATACCCCACATAACGAAAATGCCAGGGTTCTTTTGATATTCCTGTGATACTTTCCTTTCCCTCTTTATACCGCTCTATGAATCCACATTTTTTTGCTTCTTCTCTAAATTTATTGAACACGCCATTGTACGGAAAATCCGGACATATAAAATCTATGTCTCTCTTATTTTCTCCCAAATCAATAGCCATTCCACTTTGATGCTCGCTTTCGTCTGGCTTCGCTACAAACTGTTGTGTAAATTCCAACCCATTGTCTCTAACGGAACTTTTGTATAAGTCTATTTGCTCTCTTCTTGAGCGAAATCCGCTAACTGGAATAATTCTGTCCTCTGAGTTGATTTTATTGAGTATATATTGAAGTGCCTTCGCCGTATTTTTATTGATGAAATGTTCACTCAAGCAATTCCCTATGGGTGTAAGATCCTTTATAATTTCTTCCTCCTTGATTTGAATCGGATGTTTTTGATTGATTAATATCAAATTTCCTCTATAAATATCCTTGCTTCTTAGCACTATCCTTTTCATAAGTTACCTCTGCATTCCTAAGTCAATCAACTTGTCCAATATATCTCTATAGGCTATTCCTGCATGAAGCAGCATATTGGGAAATCGACTTCCCGTAGTAAATCCTGGTAGTGTATTTACTTCGTTAAAAACAATTCTATGGTTTTTGTCTACAAATAAATCCACCCTTGAAAGACCACTGCATCCTAAAGCTTTATAGATCCCCTTTCCAATTTCTTTTATCCTTTCACTGAGGTCCTGATCAATCCTTGCCGGTAAATGGATCTTAGAATTCTGTAAGGTATATTTTTCTGTAAAATCAAAAAATCCATTGGGCACTTCGATCTCATCCACTGTACCAACAATTAGATCGTCATTCCCTAAAATGGCACATCCCACTTCAAATCCCTCTATATTTTCTTCTAATACGACTTTACCATCCAGCTTCAGTGCCGCCTCTATTCCACCCATTAAATCACTATGATTCTCTGCCTTCGTTATACCTATGGAAGAGCCTTCTCTAGAGGGTTTAACGTAGATAGGGTATCCTACATTCTCTGC
Above is a genomic segment from Alkaliphilus oremlandii OhILAs containing:
- the yyaC gene encoding spore protease YyaC, producing the protein MLLSNLQKYDSLNIDSPMASVDFSIMLSKYIDLYYKPPFKDFVILCIGTDRSTGDSLGPIIGHKLTSSIERYAGFYVYGTLDHPVHAKNLQEKIDFIYNTLDHPFVLAIDACLGKIDRIGFISVGNGPLKPGAGVNKTLPPVGDINITGIVNLSGYMEYMVLQNTRLSLVMKMADTLVNSIKYSIWKLNQQRLFLEN
- a CDS encoding DUF5711 family protein encodes the protein MQNKRRILMIAIVLLGIIAVANPRTIEYLKGKIFGTEKGTISLINEIETTHSSQIIYEKLDNGLLQYWEGILIYYNYKGEQLWSANLSIHRPTIKTSADSIFVVDEAKNQVIRINKKGEMIYKNTLARPYSNINVCDNNYAVIYHNVEGPIQYITILDENGSKSSEITLSEGMVTGLAISKSNDKVAISTIGTNGERLENNLSIYDLKGNLLGIENFKNNIIIHVFFNKNGDLLVFDESNIFSMDKNNKIKWETEFKGKLSHVSKSNTDYMTFYTEDHNKNSIIYSNGGNKIKTIDYSGKSMGELKVKDEILGIDNFKNDIIAYSLRTVFRVGKEGNIILEYPYPSDILKSYGLSEEIFVVITKEKVSFLQFRKK
- a CDS encoding D-alanyl-D-alanine carboxypeptidase family protein yields the protein MKRIVLRSKDIYRGNLILINQKHPIQIKEEEIIKDLTPIGNCLSEHFINKNTAKALQYILNKINSEDRIIPVSGFRSRREQIDLYKSSVRDNGLEFTQQFVAKPDESEHQSGMAIDLGENKRDIDFICPDFPYNGVFNKFREEAKKCGFIERYKEGKESITGISKEPWHFRYVGYPHSVIIEEKGFALEEYHDFIKNYTSIEHSFKYKDENNLIQLFFVKSTEDVQTFYIEDDSKYEVSGNNQDGFIITLFKNCS
- the vanG gene encoding D-alanine--D-serine ligase VanG, giving the protein MGKIVVAVIFGGESSEYEVSLKSASAVMENLDIEKYDVIKIGITRDGKWLRYNGTLDKIKENTWFLDGSCRQIMLSPNKGDRKIIEIHPNEFVHTQIDIVFPVLHGRNGEDGTLQGLFEITGIPYVGCDVAASSICIDKDYAHKIVQYAGFDVPQSIAIDNRTKEDEINKFAENVGYPIYVKPSREGSSIGITKAENHSDLMGGIEAALKLDGKVVLEENIEGFEVGCAILGNDDLIVGTVDEIEVPNGFFDFTEKYTLQNSKIHLPARIDQDLSERIKEIGKGIYKALGCSGLSRVDLFVDKNHRIVFNEVNTLPGFTTGSRFPNMLLHAGIAYRDILDKLIDLGMQR